Below is a genomic region from Actinomyces weissii.
CACCGTCGTCTGTGGCCCGCCCTGAACGACGAGGTGCTGGGCCTGTAGGGCGACGGCGGGGCGCGGCGCGGCGTTCGTGCGGACGGCGGCAGGCGGCGTTTGTGGTGCCGGTGTGCGTTAGTGCGGACGGCAGGCGTCTTTGTGGGGTAGGTGCAGCGTTCGTGCGGACGCTGCCAGCCCGGCGGGGGTGACGGCGGTGGGTCGCCTCAGCGCTGCGTTAGCGCAGACGGAGCTAGACGGCCTCAGTGCGGCGTTCGTGCGGACGGAGGTGGCGCGGCGTCGAGACATGTGGCGGGCAGCAGGTCCCGCCGTCGTCGAGAGCCCATCGGCCACCTCACCCCGACCGAGATATCCACAACTTAGGCTCCCCTTACCGGTCTCGTGAGCCATATGTCCCGGTCTCGTGAGCCATATGTCCCGGTCTCGCGGTACCGATGTCCCGGTCTCGCGGAGAACGGGAGGGAAGCGGGAGTGACTGGTCAGCGGAGGGTGACGATTACGGGGGCGTGGTCGGAGGCCCCCTTGCCCTTGCGCTCAAAACGGTCGATGGCCGCGCCGGAGACCCGCGCCGCCAGGGCGGCCGAGGCCTGCACGAAGTCGATCCGCATGCCCTCGTTCCTGGGGAAGCGCAGCTGCTGGTAGTCCCAGTAGGTGTAGCCGTCCACGAGCTCCCGGGTGACCTCACGCATGCCCACCTGCTCGAAGGCGGCGAAGGCGGCGCGCTCGGGGGCGGACACGTGCGTGGCCCCGGCAAAGGACCCCATGTCCCACACGTCCTCGTCCAGCGGGGCGACGTTCCAGTCGCCCACCAGCGCCAGCGCCAGCTCGGGCTCGGCGGCGAGCCACTGCCCGGTGGCCTGGCGCAGAGCCGCCAGCCACTCCAGCTTGTAGGCGTAGTGCGGGTGGCTGAGCTCGCGGCCGTTGGGCACGTAGAGGCTCCACAGCCGTACCTGCTGTCCCGCAGCGCCCACGGTGGCGCCCAGGGCGCGGGCCTCGACGACGGGGCTGGCGCTCTCGTCCTTGGCCCAGGCGGGCTGCCCGGGGAAGCCGGTGGCCACCTCCTCCAGGCCGACGCGCGAGGCGATAGCCACCCCGTTCCACTGGTCCAGGCCGTGCACCGCCAGCTCGTAGCCAGCGTCCTCCAGGGCCTGGTGCGGGAACTGCTCGGGCTTGCACTTGATCTCCTGCATGGCCAGGACGTCAATGTCCTCCCGTTCCAGGAATCCCAGCACACGGTCAATGCGGGTGCGGATCGAGTTCACGTTCCAGGTGGCTAGTCGCATGGTCGCAGCGTACCGAGGTCGAGGCCGCCTGGGCCGTGGGGGCGCCCACGGTCGTCCAGGCTGCTGGTGCACGGTGACGACGGCGCGCGGCGGCGGTCCCGGGGGCGGTTGCTGCGTGCGCTGCGGTGAGTGCGGGGGGGGCGACGGCGGTCCCGGTGTCGCTGGAGGTGCCCTGGCTGCCAAGCCGCCTGAGGTGCCGTGAGGCGGCTGCGGAGCGGGCCCGGTGCCTACGGCTTCTCGTCGTCTTGTTGACTTTCACCCACCCCGCTCATTATCGTGTGCATGGAGTCAATTGCTTTCCCCGGCAATCGATCAGGACCGAGCATCGGGGCTTGGTTTCCGACTCATCAGGAGAGGTTCAATGAAGACCACACTTTCTGTATCTCGTCGTCAGGTTCTCGCTGGCGGTGCCGCCACCGCCTCGCTCGCCACCCTGGCTGCCTGCGGCTCCGGCAAGACCACCCCTGCCGGTGAGGCCACCAGCGCCATGAGCGACGGCAAGGACTCCGTGGCCGAGGGTGACGTCGTGACCCTCAAGTACTGGCACCGCCTCCCTGACGGTGAGGGTATGACCAAGGTCGCGGACATCGTCGCCAAGTGGAACAAGGACAACCCCAAGATCCAGGTAGAGGCCACCAAGTTCGAGGGCAAGGCCGAGGAGTCCTACTCCAAGATCTCCCAGGCTGTGAAGGCCGGGGACGCCCCGGACCTGGCCCAGGTGAACCTCGGCCACGTCGCCTCCCAGTACATCGAGGGCAACCTGGAGGACGTCGCCAAGGAGATCAAGGAGGGCGGCTACGCCGACCACTTTGCCGCTGGCCTGGTCTCCCAGTGCACCCTGGGTGAGGTCGTGGTGGGTCTCCCGCAGGACTCCGGCCCGCTCGTCTACGTATACGACAAGGCCGCCTTCGACGCCATCGGCATCACCGTACCCACCACCTGGGACGAGCTGAAGGAAGCCGCCAAGAAGGCCAAGGAGCAGGGCAAGTACATCATGACCTGGCAGGGTGACGAGGCGGGCAACATGCTGCCCGGCCTGGCTGCCGCCGCCGGTGGCACCTGGTTCTCGGTGGAGAACGGTGACACCTGGAAGGTCAACATCGACTCCCCCGAGTCCGGCAAGGTGGCCACCGTGATCCAGGGCCTGATCGACGAGGGCCTGTGCCTGGTGCTCTCTGACGGGCGCTGGGGCAAGGAGTGGGGTACCAAGCTGACCGACGGCAGCCTCATCGGTACCGTCGCGGCAGGCTGGGAGCCCGCCTTCATGCTCGACGACCTCGGCAAGGAGGAGACCCAGTGGCAGGTCGCCAAGCTGCCCAAGTTCGGTGACAAGGACATGACCGGCCCCGACGGCGGCTCCGCCGTCTGCGTCATCAAGGGCTGCAAGCACAAGGCTGAGGCGGTCAAGTTCCTGGACTGGTTCAACACCCAGGTCGCGGACCTCACCACCCAGGGCCTGGTCGTGGCGGCCACCACCGGCAAGCCCGAGACCCCGGAGAAGATCAAGAAGCTCTGGGGCGGCCAGGACGTCTACGGCTTCCTCGCGGAGGCCAACGCCACCATGAACCCGGACTTCCCCTTCTCCCCGACCTGGGCCTCCACCTCCAAGGTCATGACGGAGACCGGCGGCAAGGTCACCACCGGGGAGGCCAAGGTCGCTGACGTCTTCAAGGCGGGCCAGACGGAGGCCGTGGAGTCGCTCAAGAAGCAGAACCTCAAGGTCGCTGAGTGACGGCCGGCTACCGGCTCACCCTCACTCAGTGAGCCCCTGAACCGTCCGGTGGGTGGTGCGGCCGCCGCGCCACCCACCGGACTTCTCTTCTCCCGTTGGGCGCGCCTGTGCCCTTAGCCCCCTGTGCAAGGACCATTCAATGAGCACCAAGACGGTTCAGCCAAGAGCGGCCAGTGCCCTCAAGGCCCAGCCTGGCCCTACCGCGGCCAACCTACGGGCTGTACGAGCCCGCCAGCGTCGTAACAACCTGTTCGGGTGGGTCTTTGCCGCGCCCTTCGCCCTGTTCTTCGCCGCAACCTTCGTGATCCCGATCGTGGTCTCGGTCTACCAGTCCTTCTTCCAGTCCAAGGTCGCGGGCGGGGGTCCCTACGGCGGCGGCGAGCGCGTCACCGTGTTCGTGGGCCTGGAGAACTACCAGCAGGTGGTCACCAGCTCTGACTTCTGGACGGGTATCGGCCGCGTGGTGCTGTACGCCGCCTTCCAGATCCCCGTGATGATTGGCACGGCCCTGGTCCTGGCCCTGGTCCTGGACTCCTACCTGGTCAAGCGGGTGACCGTGTTCCGCCTGGGCTACTTCCTGCCCTTCGCGATCCCGGGAGTGGTGGCCGCCATGGTCTGGCTGTACATCTACAGCCCCCAGCTCTCCCCCCTGTCCGGCCTGCTGGGGGTGGACTTCTTCTCCAGGAACGTGATCCTCGCGTCGATGGCGAATATGACCACCTGGACCTTCACGGGCTACAACATGCTGGTGTTCCTGGCGGCCCTGCAGGCCATCCCGCAGGAGCTCTACGAGGCCGCCCGCCTGGACGGCGCCACCGGGCTCCAGGTGGCCACCCGGATCAAGATCCCCATGGTCTCCGGGGCGGCCCTGCTGACGGTGCTGCTGTCCATCATCGGCACGATCCAGCTCTTCAACGAGCCGACGATCATGGCCTCGAGCCAGGCCTGGATGGGGTCCTCCTACACCCCCATGATGCTGGCCTACAGCACCATGATGACCTCGCCGGGCGACCAGCACCTGGCCTCCGCCGTCTCCATCGTCATGGCGGTGATCGCGGGCCTGCTCGCCGCGGTCTACGCCTTCGTCCAGCTCAGGCTCAACAGGAAGTGAGGGCTTGGTCATGAGCACGCAAGCTGTCCCCCTGGTGGACGCCGGCTCCGGCCGCAAGGTCGCCCGGCTGGCTGACGGCCGGGAGTACCACCCGTCCCAGACAGACCACGCCCAGGCCCTGGAGCCCTCCAGGCTCGCCAAGACCGTCACGCGAGTGGTGCTGCTGCTGGTGCTGCTCTACTTCCTGCTGCCGATCTACTGGGTGGTCATATCCGCCACCAAGTCCAACTCGGACCTGCTGACCTCCAACGGCATGTGGTTCTCCAGGAACGCGGTGGCTGAAAACTACCGTGCCCTGATGGAGTGGACCAACGGGCACTTCTGGCGGTGGGTGGCGAACTCGGTCCTCTACTCCACGGTGGCTGGGGTCGTGGGCACGCTCATCTCCGTGATGGCGGGCTACGGCATCAGCAAGTTCAGGTTCCGTGGGGCGCGGCTGCTGCAGGGCACGGTGCTGGTGGGGCTGCTGCTGCCGATCTCCCTGCTGACCATCCCGCTGTACATCGTGATGCACTCGCTGGGCCTGACCGACACCATCTGGTCCATCATCATCCCCTCCTGCGTGAGCCCCTTCGGGGTGTTCCTGGGCCGCATGTACGCGGAGGCCTCCGTGCCTGACGAGCTGTTGGAGGCCGCCCGGATCGACGGCGCCGGGGAGTTCCGCATCTTCTTCACCATGGTGCTGCGCCTGCTGGCCCCGGCGATGGTGACCATCTTCCTGTTCATCTTCGTGGCCACCTGGAACAACTTCCTGCTGCCGCTGATGATGGTGACCAACAACGTCTCGCTCAAGCCGGTGACGCTGGGCCTGTACGGGATGGTCTCCTACTTCAACCCCACCTACGGGGCGGTGCTGCAGGGGGCGCTCTTCGGGGTACTGCCGCTGGTGGTCATGTTCCTGGTGCTCCAGCGCTTCTGGCAGGCCGGTCTGGCCGCGGGCGCGGTCAAGGGCTGAGGCTGCACGCAGCCTCCAGGGACGCCGTCGGTGCTGCGCACGTGCCGACGGCGTCCGCGTACCTGGGGCTGGTCAGCGCCGCCGTCGGCGGCTTTGATGCAGGTGCCGTTAGACTCTGCGCGTGGGAACTGCGTTGATAACCGGGGCGAGCTCCGGCATCGGTAAGGAGCTGGCCTGGCAGCTGGCCGCGGCGGGGCACGACCTGGTGCTGGTGGCCCGGGACGAGCAGCGTCTGCAGCTGCTGGCCGAGGAGCTCACCCAGGTGGCGGGCGTGGGCGTGCAGGTGCTGCCCGCGGACCTGGCCACCGCCGCGGGGCTGGAGCTGGTGGCCGAGCGCCTGCGCACCGGTGCGCCCCTGCGGGGCCGGGAGCGCCTGACCTCGGGGGGTGCCCCCTGCGAGGTGGCGCCCCACACGGCGGCGGACGTGGCGGGACGTTGCGTGGACCTGCTGGTGAACAACGCCGGCTTCGCGGTGGGGCAGCCTTTCGTGGGCGGACGCCTGGAGCAGGAGCTGGCGGCCCTGGAGGTCATGGTGCGGGCGGTCCTGGTACTGACCCACGCGGCCGTGCCCGGCATGGTGAGCCGCGGGTACGGGGCGGTCCTGAACGTCTCCTCCATGGTGGCCCTGACCGCCATGGGCACCTACGCCGCCCACAAGTCCTGGGTGCGTACCTTTACCGAGGGCCTGGCCTCCGAGCTGCGCGGCACCGGGGTGACTGCCACCTGCGTGCACCCGGGCCTGACCCGCACCGAGTTCCACCAGCGGGCTGGCAAGCCGGAGGACGCCTGGCCGGACCTGGCCTGGCTGGACGTGGAGCAGGTGGCCACGGCGGCGCTCGCGGCGGTGCGCCGCGGCCAGGTGCTGTGCACCCCCAGCCTGCGCTACCGCACGGCCAACGCGGTGCTGCGGGTGGCCCCGCGCTGGCTGGTGCGCCGTGTGGCAGGGCACAGCGACGAGCGTATGCAGTACTGAGCGGGGTCTCGCACGCCGGGTGGTACGGCGAGGCTCCCTGCGACCCGGGCGCGGCCCGGGAGTGAAGGCGCGGGCGCCGGGTAGTGCGGGTGCCAGCGGCCGAGTCTGGGAGCCGCCGCTCCCAGGCACGGGGCGCCTCTGGTGCTGGCCGGGGGCAGGCAGCATTATTGACCTATGACTGAGATCCTCTTCCGCGGTACCCCTGTACACACTGTTGGCGAGCTCCCGGCTGTTGGTAGCCAGGCTCCGGCCTTTGAGCTGGTCGGGGCGGACCTGTCGCCCGTGACCAGCCAGTCGTTGGCGGGCCGCCGGGTGGTGCTGAATATCTTCCCCTCTGTCGACACGGGCGTGTGCGCTACCTCCGTGCGCAAGTTCAACGAGCGGGCGGCCTCGCTTACGGACGCCACGGTGCTGTGCGTCTCCATGGACCTTCCCTTCGCTGCGGCCCGCTTCTGCGGCGCGGAGGGTCTGGAGAACGTGGTCACCGCCTCCGCCTTCCGCTCCACCTTCGGTACCGACTACGGCGTCAAGATGGTTGACGGGCCGGTGGCGGGCCTGCTGTCCCGCTCCGTGGTGGTGCTCGACGGCGACGGCGTGGTCCTGTACCGCGAGCAGGTGGCTGAGACCGCCAACGAGCCCGACTACGACGCCGCCCTGGCCGCCCTGGGCTGAGCCTGGACCGGACCTGGAGCCACTCGGCTGCCCTCTGCCTGATCAGGTGGAGGGCAGCCGCATTCTCCGCCCCCCAGAGGCTGGCTGTGCTAATCTTGATGTGATGACGCAGTGTCGCGTCGTCATGCAGGCAGAGGCGGCTGGCTGTAAGGGGGTGGGGGTGATGCGTCGTTACGTCTGTTCGGTCTGGCGCTGCTTCACCGGGACCTTTACGGGCTGGGCCGGTGTCCTGCTGGCTGGTCTGCTGGGCGCGGTCCTGGGGGTCGGAGGCTTCACCGCCTACTACGCGGGTATCACCAGCTACTTCCATGACGACCCCAAGGCCTGCGTCAGCTGCCACGCTATGAATGAGCAGTACGAGGGCTGGCTCAAAGGTCCTCACCACGATGTCGCCACCTGCAACTCCTGCCACGCGCCGCACGACAACCTTGCGCACAAGTACCTGAACAAGGCTGACAACGGCTTCTGGCACTCCTTGAAGTTCACCTTCGGCAACTATCCAGAAAACGTCCAGATCCGGGACGGGAACCGTGAGATCACGGAGGCGGCCTGCCTCCACTGCCACGGCGACCTGGTCGATCAGGCCTCCAGCAGCTCAGCACACAAGGGAGAGACGGTGTCGTGCATCCGCTGCCACGACGGCGTCGGCCACAAGAGATGATGCAAGATGAGTACCAGCACAGACGCAGACAAGACCCCCAGTACCTGGACAGGACCACGTAGAGGTTGGGTCCCGGTCATGGTGCTGCTGCTAGTGGCCGTGGCCGCTGCCACCCTCACGTGGCTGCTCACCACCATCTTCCAGCACAAGGTGGAGGCCAAGGCGCCCTTCACCCAGGTGGTGGAGCTCAGTGACCGCAGCTA
It encodes:
- the tpx gene encoding thiol peroxidase is translated as MTEILFRGTPVHTVGELPAVGSQAPAFELVGADLSPVTSQSLAGRRVVLNIFPSVDTGVCATSVRKFNERAASLTDATVLCVSMDLPFAAARFCGAEGLENVVTASAFRSTFGTDYGVKMVDGPVAGLLSRSVVVLDGDGVVLYREQVAETANEPDYDAALAALG
- the nrfH gene encoding cytochrome c nitrite reductase small subunit, whose protein sequence is MTQCRVVMQAEAAGCKGVGVMRRYVCSVWRCFTGTFTGWAGVLLAGLLGAVLGVGGFTAYYAGITSYFHDDPKACVSCHAMNEQYEGWLKGPHHDVATCNSCHAPHDNLAHKYLNKADNGFWHSLKFTFGNYPENVQIRDGNREITEAACLHCHGDLVDQASSSSAHKGETVSCIRCHDGVGHKR
- a CDS encoding SDR family NAD(P)-dependent oxidoreductase: MGTALITGASSGIGKELAWQLAAAGHDLVLVARDEQRLQLLAEELTQVAGVGVQVLPADLATAAGLELVAERLRTGAPLRGRERLTSGGAPCEVAPHTAADVAGRCVDLLVNNAGFAVGQPFVGGRLEQELAALEVMVRAVLVLTHAAVPGMVSRGYGAVLNVSSMVALTAMGTYAAHKSWVRTFTEGLASELRGTGVTATCVHPGLTRTEFHQRAGKPEDAWPDLAWLDVEQVATAALAAVRRGQVLCTPSLRYRTANAVLRVAPRWLVRRVAGHSDERMQY
- a CDS encoding ABC transporter substrate-binding protein: MKTTLSVSRRQVLAGGAATASLATLAACGSGKTTPAGEATSAMSDGKDSVAEGDVVTLKYWHRLPDGEGMTKVADIVAKWNKDNPKIQVEATKFEGKAEESYSKISQAVKAGDAPDLAQVNLGHVASQYIEGNLEDVAKEIKEGGYADHFAAGLVSQCTLGEVVVGLPQDSGPLVYVYDKAAFDAIGITVPTTWDELKEAAKKAKEQGKYIMTWQGDEAGNMLPGLAAAAGGTWFSVENGDTWKVNIDSPESGKVATVIQGLIDEGLCLVLSDGRWGKEWGTKLTDGSLIGTVAAGWEPAFMLDDLGKEETQWQVAKLPKFGDKDMTGPDGGSAVCVIKGCKHKAEAVKFLDWFNTQVADLTTQGLVVAATTGKPETPEKIKKLWGGQDVYGFLAEANATMNPDFPFSPTWASTSKVMTETGGKVTTGEAKVADVFKAGQTEAVESLKKQNLKVAE
- a CDS encoding carbohydrate ABC transporter permease; the protein is MSTKTVQPRAASALKAQPGPTAANLRAVRARQRRNNLFGWVFAAPFALFFAATFVIPIVVSVYQSFFQSKVAGGGPYGGGERVTVFVGLENYQQVVTSSDFWTGIGRVVLYAAFQIPVMIGTALVLALVLDSYLVKRVTVFRLGYFLPFAIPGVVAAMVWLYIYSPQLSPLSGLLGVDFFSRNVILASMANMTTWTFTGYNMLVFLAALQAIPQELYEAARLDGATGLQVATRIKIPMVSGAALLTVLLSIIGTIQLFNEPTIMASSQAWMGSSYTPMMLAYSTMMTSPGDQHLASAVSIVMAVIAGLLAAVYAFVQLRLNRK
- a CDS encoding exodeoxyribonuclease III, which translates into the protein MRLATWNVNSIRTRIDRVLGFLEREDIDVLAMQEIKCKPEQFPHQALEDAGYELAVHGLDQWNGVAIASRVGLEEVATGFPGQPAWAKDESASPVVEARALGATVGAAGQQVRLWSLYVPNGRELSHPHYAYKLEWLAALRQATGQWLAAEPELALALVGDWNVAPLDEDVWDMGSFAGATHVSAPERAAFAAFEQVGMREVTRELVDGYTYWDYQQLRFPRNEGMRIDFVQASAALAARVSGAAIDRFERKGKGASDHAPVIVTLR
- a CDS encoding carbohydrate ABC transporter permease; this encodes MSTQAVPLVDAGSGRKVARLADGREYHPSQTDHAQALEPSRLAKTVTRVVLLLVLLYFLLPIYWVVISATKSNSDLLTSNGMWFSRNAVAENYRALMEWTNGHFWRWVANSVLYSTVAGVVGTLISVMAGYGISKFRFRGARLLQGTVLVGLLLPISLLTIPLYIVMHSLGLTDTIWSIIIPSCVSPFGVFLGRMYAEASVPDELLEAARIDGAGEFRIFFTMVLRLLAPAMVTIFLFIFVATWNNFLLPLMMVTNNVSLKPVTLGLYGMVSYFNPTYGAVLQGALFGVLPLVVMFLVLQRFWQAGLAAGAVKG